A stretch of the TM7 phylum sp. oral taxon 349 genome encodes the following:
- a CDS encoding HAD-IB family phosphatase, producing MILNLYDFDKTIYDGDSTLDFYRFCLKKDKKLLRFLPQQIKGLIGYATGVYSKEKYKSLFFSFFRGIDNVDKRVDEFWVISKKKIKQWYKNDLAPHKVIISASPEFLLRPVAGEINSMRIIASPVDKRTGEFKGLNCYGAEKVRRLEESYPHSFIQNTYSDSLSDLPMLKLAQNPYIVKGDRIIKLNDYDRLPIIQYFFSRKFIAFLIVGMINAILGVFLSYLFFILLQNTILALICGFLTSLVPSYFLNSTFTFREKNYSFRYFYKFCLSYIPNLLIQVISVSILDKLYGDSKILLYIASVSISVPVTFLILTIFTFKHKVQER from the coding sequence ATGATACTTAATCTTTACGATTTTGACAAAACCATCTACGACGGAGATTCAACACTTGACTTCTATCGTTTTTGTCTCAAAAAAGACAAAAAGTTACTGCGTTTTTTGCCACAACAGATTAAAGGGCTTATTGGATATGCTACCGGCGTTTATTCAAAAGAAAAATATAAAAGTCTTTTTTTCAGCTTCTTTCGCGGGATTGATAATGTGGACAAGCGTGTCGATGAATTTTGGGTAATATCGAAAAAGAAAATAAAACAGTGGTACAAGAATGATCTCGCACCGCATAAAGTTATCATCTCTGCTTCGCCTGAATTCCTTCTTCGTCCGGTTGCTGGTGAGATAAATAGTATGCGTATTATTGCTAGCCCTGTTGATAAAAGAACAGGGGAATTTAAAGGCCTCAATTGCTATGGTGCAGAAAAAGTACGAAGGCTAGAGGAATCCTACCCGCACTCTTTTATTCAAAATACATATAGCGATAGCCTGTCAGATCTACCGATGCTAAAATTAGCGCAAAATCCATACATCGTGAAAGGCGATCGCATCATAAAGCTTAACGACTATGATAGGCTACCTATTATTCAGTATTTCTTTAGCAGGAAGTTTATAGCGTTCCTCATTGTTGGTATGATTAATGCAATTCTAGGCGTCTTTCTGTCCTATCTATTTTTCATATTACTACAGAATACTATTTTGGCTTTAATTTGCGGCTTTTTGACGAGCTTAGTCCCATCATACTTCTTAAATAGCACGTTTACATTTCGTGAGAAAAATTATAGCTTTCGGTATTTTTATAAGTTTTGTCTTTCGTACATACCAAACCTACTTATTCAAGTTATAAGCGTATCAATTCTTGATAAACTCTATGGTGATAGTAAAATTTTACTCTACATTGCGTCCGTTAGTATTAGCGTTCCTGTGACATTTCTGATTTTAACTATTTTTACGTTTAAGCATAAAGTACAAGAAAGATAG
- a CDS encoding CoA-binding protein, giving the protein MTPELFTRRNVVIQGITGSGGTAHAKNMLAYGTRIIGGTSPNQQIKDVYGIPVYRTIADIQVKHTVDTSIIFVPAPHAKAAVLEAIDAHIPLIICITENIPVHDMLYITQRLARSSSVLVGPNCPGVLIPGVHSLGIIPTTLAVPGNTAIVSRSGTLTYEAMSLLTQRGFGQKYIIGIGGDMVRGIGFTDCLNLFEHDPDIARIVMIGEIGGTSEITAADHIKQHISKPVYAYIAGHHAPRGVQLGHAGAILGTNELESAAAKTTRLQAAGAVTATSIDKLIARIK; this is encoded by the coding sequence ATGACACCAGAGCTATTCACCCGCCGGAATGTCGTCATTCAGGGTATTACTGGCAGCGGCGGCACGGCACACGCTAAAAATATGCTCGCATACGGCACACGAATCATTGGCGGCACATCACCAAATCAACAAATCAAAGATGTCTACGGCATACCAGTTTACCGTACAATTGCCGATATTCAAGTTAAGCATACTGTCGACACCTCAATAATTTTTGTTCCCGCGCCACATGCCAAAGCCGCAGTCCTTGAAGCAATTGATGCGCATATTCCGCTCATTATCTGCATCACCGAGAATATCCCTGTTCATGATATGTTGTATATTACGCAACGATTAGCACGCTCGTCGTCAGTGCTCGTTGGCCCAAATTGTCCCGGCGTACTAATTCCCGGCGTCCATAGCCTCGGTATTATACCCACAACGCTCGCAGTACCAGGCAATACAGCAATTGTCAGCCGCAGCGGTACACTTACATACGAAGCAATGAGCCTACTCACTCAGCGCGGATTCGGGCAAAAATATATCATCGGAATCGGTGGCGATATGGTGCGCGGCATAGGCTTCACGGATTGTCTTAATCTCTTTGAACACGACCCGGATATTGCACGTATCGTTATGATTGGTGAAATTGGCGGCACGAGCGAGATTACCGCCGCCGATCATATTAAGCAACATATCAGCAAACCGGTGTATGCATATATTGCCGGACACCATGCACCACGCGGCGTGCAGCTTGGGCACGCCGGAGCAATTCTCGGCACAAACGAGCTTGAATCCGCCGCCGCAAAGACAACTCGTTTACAAGCCGCCGGCGCTGTAACCGCAACGTCGATCGACAAGCTAATAGCACGTATAAAATGA
- a CDS encoding UbiA prenyltransferase family protein translates to MEKCKNIIQLARPRHYIKNILILLPLFFGGLLFDCGLIVKALIAFTSFSFIASTVYIINDIKDVKNDRRHKTKYKRPIASGAVRIRDAIVAACALFFVSIAINVLAFGINLSLAVLLGYFFINILYSVFGLKNIPIIDVFILSAGFILRIIYGGLALGIPVSKWLYLTIFAFSFYMGLGKRRNELINNKDSTRPVNKFYTKDFLDKNMYVCLTLGIVFYSLWTIAPPYDHSLLFWTIPIVMVIIMNYSLLIEREESEGDPVNVLLGSINLKLLLLLYATALMGVIYL, encoded by the coding sequence ATGGAAAAATGTAAGAATATTATTCAGCTAGCTAGACCAAGGCATTACATCAAGAATATTCTCATTTTATTACCTTTGTTTTTCGGCGGCCTATTGTTTGATTGCGGTCTTATTGTCAAAGCACTTATTGCTTTTACGTCATTCTCGTTTATTGCCTCGACTGTTTATATCATAAATGACATCAAAGATGTAAAAAACGACCGACGCCATAAAACGAAATACAAGCGTCCAATTGCTTCTGGCGCTGTCCGCATACGAGATGCAATTGTCGCAGCGTGTGCTCTATTTTTCGTTTCGATCGCGATCAATGTGCTTGCGTTTGGAATCAACTTGTCGCTTGCTGTTTTGCTTGGTTATTTCTTCATCAATATACTGTACAGTGTTTTTGGACTAAAAAACATTCCGATTATTGACGTTTTCATTCTCTCGGCAGGATTCATTCTAAGAATTATTTATGGCGGGTTGGCCCTTGGAATTCCCGTTTCTAAATGGCTTTATTTGACGATTTTTGCTTTTTCTTTTTACATGGGGCTTGGCAAACGGCGCAATGAGCTTATAAATAACAAAGACTCGACACGTCCAGTCAACAAATTCTACACGAAGGATTTTCTTGATAAAAATATGTATGTATGCTTGACGCTTGGAATTGTGTTTTATTCGCTTTGGACGATAGCTCCGCCCTACGATCATTCGTTGCTTTTTTGGACGATACCAATTGTTATGGTTATTATCATGAATTACAGTTTGTTGATCGAAAGAGAAGAGTCCGAGGGTGACCCAGTTAACGTCTTGCTCGGGAGCATAAACCTTAAACTACTATTACTATTATATGCTACCGCTTTGATGGGTGTAATCTACCTATGA